In Diceros bicornis minor isolate mBicDic1 chromosome 24, mDicBic1.mat.cur, whole genome shotgun sequence, the following are encoded in one genomic region:
- the MOAP1 gene encoding modulator of apoptosis 1 — protein sequence MTLRILEDWCREMDVSARKALLIAGIPQTCNVAEIEEALRAGLAPLGEYRLLGRMFRRDENRNVALIGLTQETSHALVPKEIPGKGRVWRVIFKPPDPDDAFLSRLNEFLEGEGMTLGEFTRALGYGNDPFDLDQDMSPEIRAPMLAQAFLEALQPALQYLKYTKLRIFSGSDPPEPDEEEFESWLIHTTHMMKAWQVSDAEKRRRLLESLRGPAFDVIRVLKINNPLITVPECLQALEQVFGVTDNPRKLQVKYLTTYQEEEKLSAYVLRLEPLLQKLVERGAIEREVVNQARLDQVIAGAVHRRLRRKLALPEKGPAPGLLQLLTLIRDQEAAEEEAALLQAGLEGHFT from the coding sequence ATGACGCTGAGGATCTTGGAAGACTGGTGCAGGGAGATGGATGTGAGCGCTCGGAAAGCGCTGCTGATCGCCGGCATCCCCCAGACCTGCAATGTGGCGGAGATCGAGGAGGCCCTGCGGGCTGGCCTAGCTCCCTTGGGCGAGTACAGACTGCTCGGCAGGATGTTTAGGAGGGACGAGAACAGAAATGTAGCCTTAATAGGTCTTACTCAGGAGACTAGTCATGCTCTGGTCCCTAAGGAGATACCTGGGAAAGGGCGTGTCTGGAGAGTGATCTTTAAGCCCCCTGACCCAGATGATGCATTTTTAAGCAGATTAAATGAATTCTTAGAGGGAGAGGGCATGACATTGGGTGAGTTCACCAGAGCTCTTGGGTATGGAAACGACCCTTTTGACCTAGACCAGGACATGAGCCCAGAAATACGGGCCCCTATGTTGGCACAGGCATTTCTTGAGGCTCTTCAGCCTGCCCTGCAGTACCTGAAATACACAAAGCTGAGAATATTCTCGGGCAGTGATCCTCCAGAACCAGACGAAGAagaatttgaatcctggctgaTTCATACTACTCACATGATGAAGGCATGGCAGGtttcagatgcagagaaaagaagGCGATTGCTGGAGAGCCTTAGAGGCCCAGCATTTGATGTCATTCGTGTCCTCAAGATAAACAATCCGTTAATTACGGTCCCTGAATGCCTGCAGGCTCTTGAGCAGGTATTTGGGGTTACTGATAATCCTAGGAAGTTGCAGGTCAAATATCTAACCACTTACCAGGAGGAAGAAAAATTGTCTGCTTATGTACTAAGGCTGGAGCCTTTATTACAGAAGCTGGTAGAGAGAGGAGCAATTGAGAGAGAAGTTGTGAATCAGGCCCGCCTGGACCAAGTCATTGCTGGAGCAGTCCACAGAAGGCTGCGCAGGAAGCTTGCTCTGCCAGAGAAGGGCCCAGCCCCTGGCTTATTGCAGTTACTGACACTGATAAGGGatcaagaggcagctgaggaggAGGCGGCCCTTCTCCAGGCAGGATTGGAGGGGCATTTCACCTGA